Within the Gloeobacter kilaueensis JS1 genome, the region CGATTGCCCTCGCCATCTACCTCGAAGACAGAGGACCGATCTTTTTTGCCCAACCGCGCATGGGCCTGCGCGGACGGCAGTTTACAATCTGGAAATTTCGTTCGATGGTGCCGGATGCGGAGGCAAGAAAGCTCACCGTAGCCGGGAGCAGCATCTTTTTTAGCCCAGCCGCCGATCCGCGCATCACGGGCGTTGGCCGGGTGCTGCGCAAATTGAACCTCGACGAGTTGCCCCAATTTTGGAACGTGCTTTTAGGCCAGATGAGCCTGGTGGGCACGCGACCGCCCACCCTCGACGAGGTCAAGCACTACTCAGAAACGCAGTGGCAGCGATTGCTGGTCAAGCCGGGGATCACCGGTCTATGGCAGGTGAGTGGCAGCCGCCACGCCCAGAGTTTCGATCAGGTACTGCAGCTTGACAGCGAGTACCAGCAAAGCTGGAGTGTCCGGCGGGATCTGGCGATTGTCTTCAAGACGCTCTACTGCGCTCTGTTTCGGCGGGGGAGGCTCTAGGGCGATGAAAGTTCTGCTGGTCTGCTCTTCCGGGGGGCACTTTGCTGCGATGCTGCGGCTGCAACCGTTCTGGCAGGCCCACGAGCGCAGCTGGGTCACTTTTCGTTCTGCGGCGACTGCCGGAGTGCTGGCGGGGGAGCGCGTCTACTGGGCCTTCAGCCCGACCAACCGCAATTTGATCAATCTGGTGCGCAATCTGGTGCTGGCGGTAACAGTCCTCATCACCGAAAAGCCCGATCTGGTGCTCACCACCGGGGCGGGGGTGGCCGTGCCCTTCTTGCTTCTGGGCAGGTTGCGCCGCTGCCGCGTCGCCTTCGTCGAATCGATCACCCGCACCGAGTCGCTGAGCATGTCCGCCCGGCTGGTGCTGCCCTTCAGCGAAGTCTACGTCCAGTGGCCCGAACTGCAAAAGCAGTACCCCAAAACGATCTACACCGGAGCCCCTTTTTTATGATCTTCGTCACCGTCGGCACCGAACAGTTTCCCTTCAATCGCCTGCTCCACTGGGTAGCGCGGGCGATCGAAAGAGGCGACATCCGCGAGGAGGTGATCGTCCAATCCGGTGCCTGCACCGACAGGGTGCCCGGTGCCCAGACCTTTTCGCTACTGAGCCAGCCTGAATTTGATCGCTGTGTGCAGCAGGCGCGGTTGGTGATCAGCCACTGCGGCGAGGGGTCTTTTTTGCAGCTGAGTACGGCCAACCGGCCCTTTGTGCTGGTGCCGCGCCGCTGCGGTCTGGGGGAGCACCTCGACGATCACCAGTGGGAGCTGGCGCGGGTGCTCGATCGGGTTGGGGTGCCGGTGGCCTGGATTCCCAACGACATTGGCCGCTTTGTCAACAGACCGGTGCCGGTGGCGACCGCTGCGCTATCGAGCCAGTCCCTGCTTCGTTGTCTGACGGAGCACTTCGCACAGCAGACACCTTCAAGAGGAGCGACGAACCGATGAAAGCCTACTTGTTGGCCGCCGGGACCGGTAGCCGCCTGCGACCGATGACCCAGTGGCTGCCCAAGCCCCTGGTACCCTTTCTCAACCAGCCGCTGGTGCATTACCAGCACCAGCAACTCCTGGAGCACGCCGCTCACGTCCGCTTCAACATCAGCTACCTCGCCGCTCCCCTCACCGCCTACGTCAATTCGGTGCCGCGAACGAGCTACAGCCTCGAAGCGCAACCGCTCGGTTCGGCGCGCACGGTCTGGCAGGAGCGGGACTACTTCGATGAGACGACGATCGTCGCCTGCGCCGATGTGCTCGCCGACTACCCGGTGGAGCAACTGCTCGCAAACCACCGCGCCAGCGGAGCCCTGGTGACGATCGCCACCACCACCGTCGATGATCCGCGCCGCTTTGGGGTGATCGTGAGCGCTCCCGACGGTCGCATCGAGGCGTTTCAAGAAAAACCGGAACTGCCCGCCTCCAACACGATCAGCACCGGCATCTACGTCTTCGAGCCCGAGGTGCTGCGCCACTGGAACAGCCACTGGCAGGATTTAGGCGGCGAAGCCTTTCCGCACCTTCTGGCCCAGGGGGTGCCCCTCAACGCCTGGGCGCTACCGGGCGACTGGCAGGACGTGGGCACGGGGGAAAACTATCTATTTTTGCAACTGCGGCGTCTGGGCGGCAACAGCCTCGTCCATCCCGAGGCGTGCGTCCACCCGAGCGCTACCCTCCAGCGCACCGTCGTCGGTGCCGGTGCCCTAATCGAAGCCGGAGCCACCCTCACCAACTGCATCGTCTGGCCCGAGACCCACGTCGAAGCCGGCGCAAGCATCGGCCTGTCGGTGCTCGCTCCCCAGTTCAGCCTGCGCCTCGATCGCCGCCAGCGCACCCAGACGGTGCCGGTCGATCGCCGTCAGGCGCTGCGCTACATCTCGTAGGACCACCCGGACCCGTGCTCGATCAAACTGTGAATATCCCTAACTGTGCCGTAATCCAGCAGGCACTCCTTGAAGATCGCTTCGAGCTGTGGTTTCAGCCGGTCTACCGCGCTGCTACCGGGGCGGTCGTCCACAACGAAGCCCTCCTGCGCTTGCGCGACGGCGACGGCGGGGTGCTCCTGCCCGGTCGCTTTTTGCCCCTGGCCGAGCAGGCCGGACTGATGCGCGAACTGGACCTGCGGGTGATCGAAAAGGCGATCGCTTTTTTACAGCAAGAAGACAGGCTCTGCCTCTCGGTCAACCTCTCAGGCGAGAGTCTGGCGGATCCGGGTTTTGCCGGACTTGTGATCGAGCGGCTGGGAGGAGCCGCTATTGCGCCGGAACGGTTGGGTTTTGAACTCAAAGAAAAGGACGTCCTCGCCGACCTCGATGCCGCCCGCACCTGGATCGCGGTGCTCAAAAAATTTGGCTGTCCCATTGCCCTCGACGACTTTGGCTTTAACCTCACCGCCTGCGAGTACCTGCGGGATCTGCCCGTCGATGTCGTCAAGATCGATGGCCGCTTTATCCGCAGCCTCAAAGCCGAACCGCTCTACCGGACGCTGGTGCAGGCGATGAACAGCGTCGTCCATGCCTGCGGCAAGCGGACTCTCGCCGAATCGGTAGAAGATGCCGAGACGCTGGGCCTGTTGCGACAGCTCAAGGTGGATTACCTGCAGGGCTACCACCTGAAGCGCCCCGACGCCGCTACCACCGCCACCGCCACCGCCGCTCTGCGCTATCCGGCGCGGGTGCTGCTGGCGCTGGCAGCCCTTTACCTGTTCAAAAGTGCCCTCAATATCAACCTCTTCGAGGATTTTCACCTGTGGGAACTGCCGCTGGTGCTGCTGCGGTGGTTCTGGCCCAATCTGTCCTGAGTCTCTAAGGAAGCAAAGATGAACTGCAACCGTGTCAAAAAACAGCGTACCCCAGCCGCCCTGGTCGCTGTCCTGCTGCTGGCGGCCACGGCCCCGCTCGGGGCGATGCCGCTCTCGCCCGGCGACAAAGTCCGGCTGGTCCTGCCCGAAGGCGAAGGCTTCAGCGGCAGCTACGAGGTAGACGGGGGCGGCGCGCTCGATCTGCCCCACCTTGGCCGCTTGCCGGTAGCGGGGCTGGAGCCGGAGGCCGCCGCCCGGCGCGTCTCTGAGACCCTGGTGGAGGAGGGCTACTTTCAAAAAGCGTTTGCCCGCACCAACCTGCAGGTGCTCGCCTGGGCTCCGATCAACGTCGAGGTCGAAGGGGCGACCTTCAACCCCGGTCGGGTGCTGATCAATCCCCGACCCGTCAAAGAAGGGCGCGAGGACGAGGCGGCGGATCTGCCCGGCGACGCCACCCTCGAGCGCAACCTGGCAGCCGCCCTGCGGGCTGCCGGTGGTGTCAGACCGAACGCTGACCTGGCCCATATCCGGTTGATCCGCGCCGGGGTCGAAAAAACCGTCGATCTAAGCGGCGTGCTCACCGACGGAGCGATCGAGGATGTGCCGCTGCAGGCGGGCGATCGGATCGTCGTACCGGCGGTCGCGACCTTTCAAGCCAGCCTGGTCCGCCCCTCGCAGATTACACCGCCGGGGATCATGGTGTTCTTGTCGAACCTCACCCAGCCTGCCACCAACAACGCCAGCTCCCACGTCGATCGCGACGTGCGCGAATTTGCCTACGGCTCGCGTTTTTCGCAGGCGGTGATCGCCGCCAACTGCCTGGGCGGCACCCAGACCACCAACGCCGATCGCTACGCCGTGCTGGTGCGCACCAGCCGCGAAACCGGTGAGACCAAAACCCTCGATCGATCCATCGAACAGCTCATCCGCCACTCCGATGACACCAACAACCCCCTGCTCATGCCCGGCGACGGCGTCGCCTGCTACGACTCGGGGGTGACCAACACCCGCAGTATCTTCCAGCTGGTGGGCGACATCCTCAATCCGTTCAGCCTGCTTTTTGGTCCCGCTCGTATCCTCCGGTGAAGTCATGACAAAAGCATTTCCAGTTCCTGAATTACCCCGCGACCTCGGTGGCCCGAAGCTCTCCGTCAGTCGCCATCTGCTTCTTGGCCTGGCGGCGAACGTCGGCATCTGGGGCCTGGCGGCGGCATTTTTGGTCGGGGCACCGCGCTCCTACACCAGCGAATGGGCGCTCATCCTGCCGGGCTCCGGCATGGGGACGAACATCACCCTCGCCGATGTCGGCCAGGCGAGTTCGTCGGTCAACTCGCCCTACGCCAGCTCCAGCATCGATCCACGGGCCAACTACAAGGCGGTGGCCGAGAGCGAGCCGGTGCTCCAGGCGGCAGCAAAGAGCCTGGGTCTGACGGCGCGCACCTTTGGCCAGCCGCGCATCAAACTGCCGGACCAGTCCTCGGTGATCGAGTTTGCCCTCAACGCTTCCACGCCCGAGCTGGCCCAAAAAAAATCCCGCGCCCTGGAGGCGGCCTTTGAAAAGCGCCTCGACCAGCTGCGCACCGACGAGATGGAGCGGCGCGAGGCAAGCATCGAAGCGGCCACCGCCAGTGCCCGCCAGAAGTTGCAGCGCGCCCAGCAGGCGGTCCTGCGCTACAAGGCGCACTCGGGCCTCAGTTCCACCGATCAGGTGAGCAACCTGACAGCGACGATCGAACAACTGCACAAGGAGCAGGCCGAAGTCCTCGCCCAGGGCCGCCTCACCAGCACCCAGCTCGCCCAGCTCACCCAGACGATGAAACTCTCGCCCGGCGGGGCAGCGGACGCCTTCGTGCTCCAGGCCGACCAGATCTTCCAGGAGCACCTCAAGGACTACAGCGAGGCGACCACCGCCCTGCAGGTGCTGCAGACAAAGTGGGGGGCGAACCATCCGACCGTAGCGAAGGAACTCGCTCGCCGCGAGGCCGCCCACACCGGCATGATCGAGCGGGCACGGGCACTGCTCGGCAGCCAGGCGAACGACAACCGCCTGCAGCAGTTGAGCTTGATGTCGAGTGCTGCCGGCGGCGGCAGCCGGGAGAATCTCTTTCGCGAGCTGGTCGCCACCCAGGCCCAGAGCCGGGGTCTGGCAGGTCAGGCAGAAGAATTGACCCGCCAGATCGCAAAACTCGAAACGAAGCTCAGGATGCGCACCGCCCAGCAGACGGGCCTGGAAGGGCTGCAGCGCAACCTTCAGCTGGCGGAGACAGTCTTTACCTCGACCCTTGCCAAGCTGGACGTGGGCAAATCGGACATCTACGCCTCCTATCCCCTCGCCCAGCAGTTGATTGCTCCCCAGCTGCCGGAGGAACCGAGTTTCCCCAGCCCGCTCTACACACTTTTAGGAGCGCTGGTCGGTTCGTTTCTCGTCAGCGCCGGTATCTTTGCCCACTGGCTGCGGGGACGCACCGATGAAGCCGCGTAACTTCGAGGAGTGGGCCGTCTGGTGGGCGATCGTCGGCACCTACGGGTTTTATCTGGTGGGCGGCCTCTACATTCTCGCCCCGGTCCTGGCCTGGACCCTGACGGGCTGTTTGATCTGGCGGTTGTGGCGGCAGAACGCCGCCACGCCCCAGGGCGAGCGCGTGCAGATCCCGGTGGGGGTCGCCGTCTGGGTGCTCTCGATGCTGGCGATGGAACTGGCGCTCGTCGTCGGTCACCTCGACTTCGATCTGGGCACCGCCTCGCTCATCAAGTCTTCGATCGGCTGGGCCAAGGGCTGGGCGCTGCTGGCGCTCTTTCCGCTCATCGGCTGCCTGAAGATCCGCCCCCAACTGTTGAGCCGGGCGGCCTGCCTGCTCGGGCTGCAGACGCTCATCGTACTGCCGCTTTTTGTTGCCGCCTACCTGCTCAAACTGCCCCCCACCCTCTACGTCTCGCCGCTGCAGGTGGTGGGCGGGCCGGGGCCAGAATTTTTTAGCCTCAGCCTCTACGAAATCGATCCGGGTAACGGCCTGCCGCGCTGGCGGCTGTTTGCTCCCTGGGCACCGGCTCTCGGGATGACAGCGAACGTCTATTTTTATCTCGCCCTGGCGGAGCGCGATTGGCGCTGGCGCTGGGTAGGAACGCTCGCCTGCGTCGCGATGTGCCTCATCTCTCAGTCGCGCCTCGCCGCCCTGGCCCTGCCGGTTGTCTGGGGAATCACCTGGCTGCTTGCCAACCTCTACCGACCGGGGGTGCTGGTCGGTAGCGGCCTCGCCGCGACGGCCCTGGGTCTGTTGCAATCACCCGTGCGCGAAGCCTACGAGAACTTTGCCCGCGCCTTTGAAGGGGCACGGGCCAACTCCTCGCGGGTACGGGATCTCCTGGGCCGCATCGCCTTCGACCGCTGGCAGAACGAGGCTCCCGTCTGGGGCCATGGGGTGCTCGAACCCGGCCCCCACAGCGTCGAGCACATGCTCATCGGCTCGCACCATACCTGGCTTGGCCTGCTTTTTGTCAAAGGAGCGGTGGGCTTTGCCGCCCTGGCTGCACCGATGCTCTGGAGCGGCGTCGAGCTATTCGTCAAGCTGCGCACCAGCGCGCTTGCCCGCGTGGCGATGAGCATGTGGCTGATTCTGCTGCTCTACACCTTTGGCGAGAACTTAGAAATTCTTGCCTACCTGTTCTGGCCCGCCCTGGTGGTCTTAGGCAGCGCCCTCGCCGAGCGGCAGGAGCAGGCTGTGGGCGATTGCGCCCCCCAACAGCAAACCGTTGGTTGAGGAGTGATACATGTATTTAACGGCAAAAGACCGCGAAGATGCGCCCCTGGTATCGGTGGTCATCCCCGCCTACAACGCCGGGCGCTTTATCGCCGCCACCCTCGAATCGGTCCTCGCCCAGACCTACAGCCACCTGGAGGTGCTGGTGGTCGATGACGGCTCAAGCGACCAGACCGCCGAAATTGCCCTCGCCTTTGCCGCCCGCGACCAGCGGGTAATCGTGGTAAGCCAGGCAAACGCCGGGGTGGCCGCCGCCCGCAACCTGGGCATCGAGCGTTCCCGAGGCGCGTTCATCGCCCTGGTCGATGCCGACGACATCTGGTATCCCGACAAGCTGAGCCTGCAGGTGCAGTGCTTCGAGCAATCGGGAGCAGCCGTGGGCCTGGTCTACACCTGGTCGGCCCACATCGACGCCGAGGGAAAGCTGACCGGCGGCTACATTGCCTTCAAAGAAGAAGGAGATGTCTACCTCCCCTTGCTCTATCGCAACTTCGTGGGCAACGGCAGCACGCCCCTGATTCGAGCTGGCTGTCTGCGGCGGACGGGCGGCTTTGCCGCTGAATTTCGCGAGCGCCGCGCCGGCGGCTGCGAGGACTGGGATCTCTACTTGCGCCTGGCGGAGGTGTGCGAATTTCGGGTCGTGCCCCAATTGCTCACCGGTTATCGCCAGCTTCCGGCCAGCATGTCCGCCAACTACGAGGCGATGGAGCGCTCCTTTGCCCTGGTGATCGAGCGCGCCTGCCAGCGGCGGCCCGCCCTGCCGGCTCTGGTCAGCCGCTGGGCAGCGAGCGACGTGTGCTGCTACCTGGCCAACCTGGCCCGCCAGAATGGCCACCATCGAGCCAGTTTCACCTGGGCGCTCAAGTCTATGGGCCTCGATCCAGCTGCCCTGTTGCGCTTTGAGCTTTATCGAGACCTCATCGAAGGCGCGCTGCTGCCGCTGGTGGGTCCAGACCGCCATCCCTTGCAGCACCTGAGGCACCGCTGGCGCACCGACCGCTTCGAGATGGCCGATGTCGAGCGGCGCATCGCCCACCACAACCGGCGGCTCTGGCCGCACTACGAGCGCCATCGCCTCCGCCGCCTCGTCGGCGCATCGCCGTCAGCCAATTCCCTCAACGCCGGGGTGTCAGTGTGAATTTTCGCCTTCGCCTGCAAGAAAAACTCTCCGACCGGTTCGTGCGCAACCTGGGCTGGTTGGGAGCCGCTCAACTCGTCAACCGCGTCTTTCGTCTGGCGACGACGGTGGTGCTCGCCCGGCTTCTCGCTCCGGACGACTACGGTCTGGCAGCCCTGGTGCTCACCACCAACGAATTTGTGAACGTCTTTACCCGCTGCGGCATCGGCACCAAGCTCATCCAGGCCCGCGAAGAAGACATGCCAGTCTACTGCGACACGGCCTACTGGCTCACCTGGATCGTCTGCATTGTCCTTTTTGTCGGCCAGTGCGCCCTCGCCCTGCCGGTGGGGCTCTTTTATGGCCGCAGTGCGATCGTGCTTCCAATCTGTGCGATGGCCCTCGTCTACCTGACGCTGCCCTTTGGCTACGTCCAGGCGATGCTTTTGATGCGCGAGAACCGGCTGGAGGTCGGGGCGCTCACCAACGCCGTGCAGCTGTCGGTCGATTGTTTGCTCACGATCGCCTTTGCTCTGGGGGGGCTCGGCCTGTGGGCGGTGATCTTGCCCAAGATCCTGGTCGCACCGCTCTGGTCGCTCATTCATATTTACAACCATCCCTGGCGGGCTCCCCGGCAGTTTACCCTGGCGCGCTGGCAGGAGATCTTCCGCTTTGGCCGCAACGTCCTCGGGGTCGAACTGCTCGCCACCCTGCGCGCCAACGTCGATTACCTGCTGGTGGGCCGCTTTTTGGGCGTCGAAGCGCTGGGGGTCTATTACTTTGCCTTCAACGCCGGTCTGGGCATCAGCCTCAGCTTGATCTCGGCCTTTGACATGGCCCTCTACCCCCACCTGTGCGCCGCCAACCAGCAACCGGAACAGCTGCGCCAGCGCTTTCATCGAGCCCTCAAGACCCTCGCGCTTTTGTTCGTTCCGCTCGTACTGCTGCAGGCGAGCCTCGCCCCGTTCTACGTGCCGATTATCTTCAGCTCCAAGTGGGCCGCCGCTGGAGCGATACCGGTGCTCGTTCTCATCTGCCTTTCGGCTTTGCCCCGGCCCTTCGCCGGTGCCGCCTCCCAGGTGTTGCACGCCCTGAACCGGCCCGAAGTCGATCTGCAGTGGAACCTGCTATTTACGCCGCTGCTGATCGTCGCGCTGTTGGCCGGCCTCAATTGGGGCATCCTCGGGGTGGCTGCCGCCGTGCTCGCCACTCACCTGCTGCTGCTGCCGCTATTTGCGCTCTGGGCAGACCGCTACTGCTTTACGAGCGCCCATTCGCCTGTTCCTGCGTCCGTCTGATACCCGCCGGAGAGCTTCGATGCCAAAAGTTTCTGTGATCGTTCCTGTCTACAACGTCGAGCCCTACGTGGCCGCCGCCCTGCACTCGGTCCTCGATCAGACCTACCGGGACTTCGAGGTGATCGTCGTCGATGACGCCTCTCCCGATCGCAGCGTCGAGATCTGCCGCTCCTTTCGCGACCCGCGCCTGCGCATCGTCCAGCAGGCCAATCGGGGCTTAGCCGGAGCGCGCAACACCGGCATCCGCCACGCCCGAGGCGAGTACCTGGCCTTTCTTGACTCCGACGATCTCTGGGCAGCGACCAAGCTCCAGAAGCACGTCGCCCACCTCGACAGCCACCCCGAGGTCGGCCTCAGCTTCAGCCGCTCCGCATTTATCGACGGGGCAGGCCAGCCCCTCAACTACTACCAGATGCCCCGTCTGAGCGGCATCGACGCCGCCCACCTGCTCTGCCGCAACCCGGTCGGCAACGGCTCCGCCCCGGTGATCCGGCGGCAGACGCTTGCGGACATCGCCTATCCAGGCGAGCGGGAAGGCGAACCGTGCTACTTCGACGAGCAGTTTCGCCAGTCAGAAGATATCGAGTGCTGGGTGCGCATCGCCCTCCAGACCGGCTGGCAGATCGAGGGCATCCCCGAGGCGCTTACCTTTTATCGGGTAAATGCCGGTGGCCTCTCCGCCGTTTTGCTCAAGCAACTGGCTTCCTGGGAGCGGATGATCGAAAAGACCCGCAGCTACGCTCCAGAACTCATCGCCGCTGCGGGCAACCTGGCGCGGGCCTACCAGTTGCGCTACCTGGCCCGCCGGGCCGTTCAGCTGCGCGACGGGGCGATGGCCGTCTCCCTGATGCGCCGCGCCATCGCGACTGACAAGCGCATTCTTATCGAGGAGCCGCGCCGCACCCTGCTCACCGCCCTTGCCGCCCTCGTCCTGCTCGCGGTGCCGGCGGATCTCTTTAACCGGCTCGAAGCGTTCGGGATGCGCCGGGTCGCCCGGCAGCAGGAGCGGATCATCGCCGCCTCGGGACTGTCTGCTCCGTGAGATGCCCGCTGTTGCTGTTGCTGCTGCTCCTGTTCTGGAGCGCTCCGGCCCGCCTGGTGCGCGCCTACCAGTGGGGGAGCGTCGCGATCGGGGGCGGCGGCTATATCACCGGGATCTACCTCCATCCAAAGGCAGCCGGCCTCGCCTACCTGCGCACCGACATCGGCGGCTTTTATCGCTGGAACGGGTCGAGCCACTGGATTGCCCTCACCGACGGCTTTACTGCCGATCAGAGCAACTACTACGGCGGCGAAGCCCTCGCCCTCGATCCCGCCGATCCCAACCTCGTCTACATCGCCTGCGGCAAAGACCTGAGTGTACCCGGTGCCCTGTTCAAATCCACCGATCAAGGGGCGCACTGGAGCCCCCTCGGCCTGAACGTGCCGATGGGGGGCAACGCCGATCGGCGCTGGGCCGGGGAGCGGCTGGCGGTCGATCCTTTCGATTCGCGGCTGCTCTTATTTGGATCGCGCCGGAACGGCCTCCTGCGTTCGAGCGACGGCGGCATGAGCTGGAGCGCGGTGTCTATTCCCGCCGTTCACCTGAGCGACGGCATCGGCGTGCTCTCCCTCGCCTTCGACAGCCGCACCCGTGGCCTTGTCTACCTCAACGCCTACGGCGACGGCATCTATCTTTCTCAAGATAGTGGCCTGCACTGGAGCCGGATCCCAGGCAGCCCGGACGGAGCCCTGCGGCTTGCGGTATCCGGCGACGGTTCCCTCTACGTGAGCCACAGCCAGGGGGTGGCCCGGTACGCGGCGGGCCAGTGGTCGGACCTCTCGCCCGAAGCGAATACCAGCTTCGATGCATTGGATGTCTCGCCCCTCGACCCCCGCCAGATCCTCGTCGCCACCGACCAGAGCAGCGATACTCATATTTATTATTCTAAAAATGGCGGCACTTCCTGGACCCTGCTCTCGCGCTCGCTCGCAAGCACCCTGCCCTGGTTCGATCCTGCCGCCTTCACAAGAAGCACAGCGGCGGTCGCCTTCGACCCGTTCGTGGCGGGCAAAGCCTGGCTGAGCGACTGGTACGCCGTCTATCAGACCGCCGACTTCACCGCCCAACCGACGATCTGGCGCAACGCTGTGGGCGGCATCGAGCAGACCGTCACCTTTGGCCTGAGCGCCCCGGCGAGCGGGCCGCTCCTGGTGAGTGCGATCGCCGATCTCGACGGCTTTGTTCACGACCGGGGGTTGGATGCCGCCCCGAGCCAGACCTTCGGCGGCAGGAGCGGCCCCTGGTACCAGGACACCTACAGCCTCGACAGCGATCCTGCGGCACCCCTGCAACTGGTGCGCGTCGGCGGCAACCGCTGGCAGAACCCCTACCAGGGCGGTGTAGCCGTCTCAGGCGACGGCGGACGCACCTGGAGGAGCAGCGGTTCCTTCCCGGCTGGAACGATCCCGCTGCGCGTAGCGATGGCGACCGGCAACCCGAGCCGCTTCGTGGTTGTGACAAGCAACGGGCTGCCGCTTTTTACCAGCAACGGCGGTCAGACCTGGCAGCCGGTGAGCGGCCTGCCGCTGGGCCCCACTGGTCCCTGGTACTGGGGGCAGCCCCTCGCCGCCGATCGGGTGGAGGCGAACACTTTTTATTACTACAGCGGCGGCACCGTCTACCGCAGCGACGACGGAGGCGAGCGCTTCGCTTCGCTCACCAGCACCCTGCCCGCCCAGGACGGGGCGCTGCTTAAAACTGCTCCCGGCAGGCAGGGCGAGGTCTGGCTCAGCCTGGATGGCGAGGGCCTGTACCATTCGATCGACGCTGCCCATAGCTTCCAGCCCATCGCCAGCGTTCAACAGGCGCATCTGTTTGCCCTCGGTAAACCCGCCCCCGGCAGCACCGTCCCGGCCCTCTACCTCTACGGCAGCGTGGTCGGTCTGGGATCGGGTATCTTCCAGTCCCTCGACGCCGGGCAGAGCTGGACGAGTATCGGCAACTTCGCTCTGCCCATCGGCGACGCCCCAAACACGATGGAGGCAAGCTGGCAGCGCTTTGGACTGGTCTTCGTCGGCACCAATGGCCGGGGCATCTACTACGGTATGCCT harbors:
- a CDS encoding sugar transferase, giving the protein MQTLSQQVAATPKFAVLGKVLVEMGLVNEYQLHCALDYQKEEAEHFQKWRLLGEIFVEWGLITRSQLVAAVDRQYLQNEKWLFRARTHPSARSLGKRTIDLVGAAVGLSLTACLLPAIALAIYLEDRGPIFFAQPRMGLRGRQFTIWKFRSMVPDAEARKLTVAGSSIFFSPAADPRITGVGRVLRKLNLDELPQFWNVLLGQMSLVGTRPPTLDEVKHYSETQWQRLLVKPGITGLWQVSGSRHAQSFDQVLQLDSEYQQSWSVRRDLAIVFKTLYCALFRRGRL
- the pssD gene encoding PssD/Cps14F family polysaccharide biosynthesis glycosyltransferase, whose protein sequence is MKVLLVCSSGGHFAAMLRLQPFWQAHERSWVTFRSAATAGVLAGERVYWAFSPTNRNLINLVRNLVLAVTVLITEKPDLVLTTGAGVAVPFLLLGRLRRCRVAFVESITRTESLSMSARLVLPFSEVYVQWPELQKQYPKTIYTGAPFL
- a CDS encoding glycosyltransferase, which produces MIFVTVGTEQFPFNRLLHWVARAIERGDIREEVIVQSGACTDRVPGAQTFSLLSQPEFDRCVQQARLVISHCGEGSFLQLSTANRPFVLVPRRCGLGEHLDDHQWELARVLDRVGVPVAWIPNDIGRFVNRPVPVATAALSSQSLLRCLTEHFAQQTPSRGATNR
- a CDS encoding nucleotidyltransferase family protein, giving the protein MKAYLLAAGTGSRLRPMTQWLPKPLVPFLNQPLVHYQHQQLLEHAAHVRFNISYLAAPLTAYVNSVPRTSYSLEAQPLGSARTVWQERDYFDETTIVACADVLADYPVEQLLANHRASGALVTIATTTVDDPRRFGVIVSAPDGRIEAFQEKPELPASNTISTGIYVFEPEVLRHWNSHWQDLGGEAFPHLLAQGVPLNAWALPGDWQDVGTGENYLFLQLRRLGGNSLVHPEACVHPSATLQRTVVGAGALIEAGATLTNCIVWPETHVEAGASIGLSVLAPQFSLRLDRRQRTQTVPVDRRQALRYIS
- a CDS encoding EAL domain-containing protein, whose translation is MNIPNCAVIQQALLEDRFELWFQPVYRAATGAVVHNEALLRLRDGDGGVLLPGRFLPLAEQAGLMRELDLRVIEKAIAFLQQEDRLCLSVNLSGESLADPGFAGLVIERLGGAAIAPERLGFELKEKDVLADLDAARTWIAVLKKFGCPIALDDFGFNLTACEYLRDLPVDVVKIDGRFIRSLKAEPLYRTLVQAMNSVVHACGKRTLAESVEDAETLGLLRQLKVDYLQGYHLKRPDAATTATATAALRYPARVLLALAALYLFKSALNINLFEDFHLWELPLVLLRWFWPNLS
- a CDS encoding polysaccharide biosynthesis/export family protein, which gives rise to MNCNRVKKQRTPAALVAVLLLAATAPLGAMPLSPGDKVRLVLPEGEGFSGSYEVDGGGALDLPHLGRLPVAGLEPEAAARRVSETLVEEGYFQKAFARTNLQVLAWAPINVEVEGATFNPGRVLINPRPVKEGREDEAADLPGDATLERNLAAALRAAGGVRPNADLAHIRLIRAGVEKTVDLSGVLTDGAIEDVPLQAGDRIVVPAVATFQASLVRPSQITPPGIMVFLSNLTQPATNNASSHVDRDVREFAYGSRFSQAVIAANCLGGTQTTNADRYAVLVRTSRETGETKTLDRSIEQLIRHSDDTNNPLLMPGDGVACYDSGVTNTRSIFQLVGDILNPFSLLFGPARILR
- a CDS encoding GumC family protein, with translation MTKAFPVPELPRDLGGPKLSVSRHLLLGLAANVGIWGLAAAFLVGAPRSYTSEWALILPGSGMGTNITLADVGQASSSVNSPYASSSIDPRANYKAVAESEPVLQAAAKSLGLTARTFGQPRIKLPDQSSVIEFALNASTPELAQKKSRALEAAFEKRLDQLRTDEMERREASIEAATASARQKLQRAQQAVLRYKAHSGLSSTDQVSNLTATIEQLHKEQAEVLAQGRLTSTQLAQLTQTMKLSPGGAADAFVLQADQIFQEHLKDYSEATTALQVLQTKWGANHPTVAKELARREAAHTGMIERARALLGSQANDNRLQQLSLMSSAAGGGSRENLFRELVATQAQSRGLAGQAEELTRQIAKLETKLRMRTAQQTGLEGLQRNLQLAETVFTSTLAKLDVGKSDIYASYPLAQQLIAPQLPEEPSFPSPLYTLLGALVGSFLVSAGIFAHWLRGRTDEAA
- a CDS encoding O-antigen ligase family protein; this translates as MKPRNFEEWAVWWAIVGTYGFYLVGGLYILAPVLAWTLTGCLIWRLWRQNAATPQGERVQIPVGVAVWVLSMLAMELALVVGHLDFDLGTASLIKSSIGWAKGWALLALFPLIGCLKIRPQLLSRAACLLGLQTLIVLPLFVAAYLLKLPPTLYVSPLQVVGGPGPEFFSLSLYEIDPGNGLPRWRLFAPWAPALGMTANVYFYLALAERDWRWRWVGTLACVAMCLISQSRLAALALPVVWGITWLLANLYRPGVLVGSGLAATALGLLQSPVREAYENFARAFEGARANSSRVRDLLGRIAFDRWQNEAPVWGHGVLEPGPHSVEHMLIGSHHTWLGLLFVKGAVGFAALAAPMLWSGVELFVKLRTSALARVAMSMWLILLLYTFGENLEILAYLFWPALVVLGSALAERQEQAVGDCAPQQQTVG
- a CDS encoding glycosyltransferase family 2 protein, giving the protein MYLTAKDREDAPLVSVVIPAYNAGRFIAATLESVLAQTYSHLEVLVVDDGSSDQTAEIALAFAARDQRVIVVSQANAGVAAARNLGIERSRGAFIALVDADDIWYPDKLSLQVQCFEQSGAAVGLVYTWSAHIDAEGKLTGGYIAFKEEGDVYLPLLYRNFVGNGSTPLIRAGCLRRTGGFAAEFRERRAGGCEDWDLYLRLAEVCEFRVVPQLLTGYRQLPASMSANYEAMERSFALVIERACQRRPALPALVSRWAASDVCCYLANLARQNGHHRASFTWALKSMGLDPAALLRFELYRDLIEGALLPLVGPDRHPLQHLRHRWRTDRFEMADVERRIAHHNRRLWPHYERHRLRRLVGASPSANSLNAGVSV